The following are encoded in a window of Methanomicrobiales archaeon genomic DNA:
- a CDS encoding transposase, protein MNPLTDFVLKGEHKRIQRLGDRLADLETLIDGEAFRPILSNLYNSDKESGGQPNTDEILLLKMLVLQSFHGLSDPEMERQANDRISFRKFRGFPEKIPDHTTLWY, encoded by the coding sequence ATGAACCCCCTGACCGATTTTGTCCTGAAGGGGGAGCACAAACGCATCCAGAGACTCGGAGACCGGCTCGCAGACCTGGAGACGCTGATCGACGGGGAGGCTTTTCGTCCAATCCTGAGCAATCTCTATAACAGCGACAAAGAGAGCGGTGGACAACCGAACACCGATGAGATCCTGCTGCTGAAGATGCTCGTTCTGCAGTCCTTCCACGGTTTATCGGATCCGGAGATGGAGCGGCAGGCGAACGACCGCATCTCCTTCCGGAAGTTCCGGGGATTCCCGGAGAAGATACCGGATCACACCACGCTCTGGTAC